One region of Corvus moneduloides isolate bCorMon1 chromosome 1, bCorMon1.pri, whole genome shotgun sequence genomic DNA includes:
- the SALL3 gene encoding sal-like protein 3 isoform X2 has protein sequence MSRRKQAKPQHLKSDEELQAEVVSEHVPGEGADDGDSGNESKSGSEETNVCEKCCAEFFKWTDFLEHKKSCTKNPLVLIVNEDEPAPPATEEFPEPSPASSPSDQAESEAAEEGVQAENNDSSEIKNTEKEEEPMEVETSAEKSFQNQGTSNTSTPLPQIPEPSSMTSYNMPNTNVTLETLLSTKVAVAQFSQSARATASASISSGVTAVAIPMILEQLMALQQQQIHQLQLIEQIRSQVAMMNRQPLRPSLNQIVAAQGGPGQASNQLQGFATSAAVQLTAVIPSAIVGQATSGQPTAFDGSQHISRPTSGASTPNISSSGSSALPESGVPSSSNAITSITPASVSNAPNSASQPQNASTPPSIGHGSLTSVSSLPNPLLPQTSSNSVIFPNPLVSIAATANALDPLSALMKHRKGKPPNVSVFEPKSSSEDPFFKHKCRFCAKVFGSDSALQIHLRSHTGERPFKCNICGNRFSTKGNLKVHFQRHKEKYPHIQMNPYPVPEYLDNVPTCSGIPYGMSLPPEKPVTTWLDSKPVLPTVPTSIGLQLPPTIPGANSYGDSPSITPMSRSPQRPSPASSECTSLSPSLNTSESGVPASAESPQPVQSGSSLTKAEPVTLPPTSTRLGDLSAGGQVSTTSTSSIPTVVTDSSVATSLPNPVLPAVSDQFKAKFPFGGLLDSMQTSETSKLQQLVENIDKKMTDPNQCVICHRVLSCQSALKMHYRTHTGERPFKCKICGRAFTTKGNLKTHFGVHRAKPPLRVQHSCPICQKKFTNAVVLQQHIRMHMGGQIPNTPLPEGFQDAMDSELSYDEKNVDTLSNFDDDIDENSMEEDPELKDTASDSSKPLISYSGSCPSSPPSVISSIAALENQMKMIDSVMNCQQLTSLKSIENGSGESDHLSNDSSSAVGDLESQSAGSPAMSESSSSMQALSPVNSNSESFRSKSPGLSNQEEPPEIQLKTEKPDSPPPTTENGGALDLTSTNPGRPVIKEEAPFSLLFLNRERGPSQSTPSLVTSTAPTMIKMEVNGHSKPISLGEVPSLPAGIQVPAAPQTVMSPGITPMLAPPPRRTPKQHNCQSCGKTFSSASALQIHERTHTGEKPFGCTICGRAFTTKGNLKVHMGTHMWNNAPARRGRRLSVENPMALLGGDALKFSEMFQKDLAARAMNVDPSFWNQYAAAITNGLAMKNNEISVIQNGGIPQLPVSLGGGAIPPLSNLTGGMDKARTGSSPPIVSLDKASSETGASRPFTRFIEDNKEIGIN, from the exons TcccaggagaaggagcagatgATGGTGATAGCGGGAACGAGAGCAAGAGTGGAAGCGAAGAAACCAACGTCTGTGAGAAATGCTGCGCCGAGTTCTTCAAGTGGACGGACTTCCTGGAGCACAAGAAGAGCTGCACTAAAAACCCCCTGGTGCTGATTGTCAACGAAGATGAACCAGCTCCACCCGCCACCGAGGAATTCCCCGAGCCCTCGCCCGCGAGCTCTCCCAGTGACCAGGCAGAGAGCGAAGCTGCTGAAGAAGGCGTTCAGGCAGAAAACAATGACAGCTCTGagataaaaaacacagaaaaggaagaagagccAATGGAGGTAGAaacttctgcagagaaaagttTCCAGAATCAAGGCACCTCAAACACATCTACTCCTCTACCTCAGATCCCTGAACCATCTTCCATGACAAGCTATAACATGCCAAACACCAATGTCACACTAGAGACTCTGCTGAGCACTAAAGTGGCAGTCGCGCAGTTCTCGCAGAGCGCACGGGCCACTGCTTCCGCGAGCATTAGCAGCGGGGTGACGGCTGTGGCTATCCCCATGATTCTGGAGCAGCTcatggccctgcagcagcagcagattcaccagctccagctgatCGAGCAGATCCGCAGTCAGGTGGCAATGATGAACCGCCAGCCTTTGCGACCATCCCTCAACCAGATCgtggctgcccagggaggtcccGGGCAGGCGTCCAACCAGCTGCAGGGGTTTGCCACCAGCGCCGCTGTCCAGCTCACTGCAGTCATTCCTTCTGCCATTGTGGGGCAGGCCACCAGTGGTCAGCCCACTGCCTTCGATGGCTCTCAGCACATCTCGAGACCTACATCTGGAGCAAGTACACCCAATATATCCAGCAGCGGCTCTTCTGCCCTGCCTGAATCAGGTGTACCTTCCTCCTCAAACGCAATTACGTCCATAACTCCTGCTTCTGTGTCAAATGCTCCTAACAGTGCTTCGCAGCCCCAGAATGCTTCAACTCCACCTTCAATAGGACATGGAAGCCTCACCTCAGTATCCAGCCTGCCAAACCCACTTCTACCTCAGACTTCCTCAAATAGCGTAATCTTCCCCAATCCACTGGTTAGCATCGCCGCAACTGCTAACGCGCTTGATCCTTTGTCCGCCCTTATGAAGCACCGCAAAGGAAAGCCACCAAATGTGTCAGTGTTTGAACCCAAGTCGAGCTCCGAGGATCccttttttaaacataaatgcCGATTTTGTGCCAAGGTCTTTGGAAGTGACAGTGCTTTACAAATTCACCTCCGCTCGCATACAGGCGAAAGACCTTTTAAGTGTAACATATGTGGAAACCGCTTTTCCACAAAGGGCAACCTGAAAGTTCATTTTCAAAGGCATAAAGAGAAATACCCTCATATTCAGATGAACCCTTATCCTGTTCCAGAATACCTCGATAACGTGCCCACCTGCTCTGGAATCCCGTATGGGATGTCACTGCCCCCTGAAAAGCCGGTCACAACGTGGTTAGACAGTAAACCTGTTTTACCAACCGTCCCAACTTCCAtcgggctgcagctgcccccgACTATACCGGGGGCGAACAGTTACGGAGATTCTCCAAGTATCACTCCTATGAGCAGGTCACCCCAGAGGCCTTCTCCTGCCTCCAGTGAATGCACTTCTCTATCCCCGAGCCTCAACACTTCTGAGTCAGGCGTTCCAGCATCTGCTGAATCCCCGCAGCCTGTTCAGAGTGGCTCATCTCTGACCAAGGCAGAACCTGTCACTCTGCCTCCCACGAGCACACGGCTCGGGGACCTTTCTGCAGGTGGGCAAGTTTCTACAACTTCTACGTCTTCAATTCCTACAGTGGTTACAGACAGCAGCGTTGCAACGAGCCTCCCAAACCCTGTGCTTCCAGCAGTGTCTGACCAGTTTAAGGCAAAGTTTCCATTTGGTGGTCTGCTAGACTCTATGCAAACGTCAGAAACCTCAAAACTACAACAACTAGTGGAGAACATTGATAAGAAGATGACAGATCCAAATCAATGCGTCATTTGTCACCGTGTGCTTAGTTGTCAGAGCGCTCTCAAGATGCATTACAGAACACATACAGGAGAAAGaccatttaaatgcaaaatttgtgGACGTGCCTTTACTACGAAAGGCAATctaaaaacacattttggaGTTCATCGAGCGAAGCCACCACTTAGAGTACAGCACTCGTGTCCCATTTGTCAGAAGAAATTTACAAACGCAGTTGTTCTTCAGCAGCACATTCGTATGCATATGGGTGGGCAAATTCCAAACACGCCGCTACCAGAGGGCTTCCAAGATGCCATGGACTCAGAGCTTTCCTATGATGAGAAGAATGTTGACACACTGAGCAACTTCGATGATGACATTGATGAAAATTCTATGGAAGAGGACCCGGAACTAAAGGACACAGCAAGTGACTCATCCAAACCCCTTATCTCTTACTCTGGGTCATGTCCTTCTTCGCCACCTTCTGTGATCTCCAGTATTGCTGCTTTGGAGAATCAAATGAAAATGATTGATTCTGTCATGAACTGCCAGCAGCTGACCAGTTTAAAATCCATAGAAAATGGATCAGGGGAAAGTGACCATTTGAGCAATGACTCCTCATCAGCTGTTGGTGATCTTGAAAGCCAGAGTGCAGGCAGCCCTGCAATGTCAGAGTCTTCTTCCTCCATGCAAGCTCTGTCTCCTGTGAATAGCAATAGTGAAAGTTTCAGATCAAAGTCCCCCGGTCTCAGTAACCAGGAAGAGCCACCAGAAATACaattaaagacagaaaaaccaGACAGTCCCCCACCCACAACTGAAAATGGAGGCGCATTAGATCTGACATCCACCAACCCGGGAAGACCAGTCATCAAAGAGGAGGCTCCTTTTAGTCTGCTGTTCCTGAACAGAGAACGTG GTCCCAGCCAAAGTACTCCTAGCCTGGTCACCAGTACAGCACCTACCATGATCAAAATGGAAGTGAATGGTCACAGCAAGCCGATCTCTTTGGGTGAGGTTCCCTCGCTTCCAGCTGGAATCCAGGTTCCTGCTGCACCACAGACAGTGATGAGTCCGGGGATCACCCCTATGCTGGCACCCCCCCCTCGCCGGACTCCCAAGCAGCACAACTGTCAGTCGTGCGGGAAGACCTTCTCCTCAGCAAGTGCACTGCAGATACACGAGCGCACCCATACCGGTGAAAAACCGTTTGGTTGCACAATCTGTGGTAGAGCTTTTACCACAAAGGGGAATCTTAAG GTTCACATGGGGACTCACATGTGGAATAACGCCCCTGCACGCCGTGGCCGACGCCTCTCTGTGGAAAACCCCATGGCTTTGCTCGGTGGCGATGCACTCAAGTTCTCCGAGATGTTCCAGAAGGATTTGGCAGCTCGGGCCATGAATGTTGACCCCAGTTTTTGGAACCAATATGCTGCAGCTATCACTAACGGACTTGCTATGAAGAACAATGAGATTTCTGTCATACAGAACGGAGGCATTCCTCAGCTCCCAGTAAGTCTAGGCGGGGGCGCCATCCCGCCTCTAAGTAACCTTACCGGTGGCATGGACAAAGCTcgcacaggcagcagccctcCCATTGTCAGTCTGGACAAAGCAAGTTCTGAAACGGGAGCCAGTCGTCCATTCACCAGATTTATTGAGGATAATAAAGAGATTGGCATAAATTAA
- the SALL3 gene encoding sal-like protein 3 isoform X1, whose translation MSRRKQAKPQHLKSDEELQAEVVSEHAVPGEGADDGDSGNESKSGSEETNVCEKCCAEFFKWTDFLEHKKSCTKNPLVLIVNEDEPAPPATEEFPEPSPASSPSDQAESEAAEEGVQAENNDSSEIKNTEKEEEPMEVETSAEKSFQNQGTSNTSTPLPQIPEPSSMTSYNMPNTNVTLETLLSTKVAVAQFSQSARATASASISSGVTAVAIPMILEQLMALQQQQIHQLQLIEQIRSQVAMMNRQPLRPSLNQIVAAQGGPGQASNQLQGFATSAAVQLTAVIPSAIVGQATSGQPTAFDGSQHISRPTSGASTPNISSSGSSALPESGVPSSSNAITSITPASVSNAPNSASQPQNASTPPSIGHGSLTSVSSLPNPLLPQTSSNSVIFPNPLVSIAATANALDPLSALMKHRKGKPPNVSVFEPKSSSEDPFFKHKCRFCAKVFGSDSALQIHLRSHTGERPFKCNICGNRFSTKGNLKVHFQRHKEKYPHIQMNPYPVPEYLDNVPTCSGIPYGMSLPPEKPVTTWLDSKPVLPTVPTSIGLQLPPTIPGANSYGDSPSITPMSRSPQRPSPASSECTSLSPSLNTSESGVPASAESPQPVQSGSSLTKAEPVTLPPTSTRLGDLSAGGQVSTTSTSSIPTVVTDSSVATSLPNPVLPAVSDQFKAKFPFGGLLDSMQTSETSKLQQLVENIDKKMTDPNQCVICHRVLSCQSALKMHYRTHTGERPFKCKICGRAFTTKGNLKTHFGVHRAKPPLRVQHSCPICQKKFTNAVVLQQHIRMHMGGQIPNTPLPEGFQDAMDSELSYDEKNVDTLSNFDDDIDENSMEEDPELKDTASDSSKPLISYSGSCPSSPPSVISSIAALENQMKMIDSVMNCQQLTSLKSIENGSGESDHLSNDSSSAVGDLESQSAGSPAMSESSSSMQALSPVNSNSESFRSKSPGLSNQEEPPEIQLKTEKPDSPPPTTENGGALDLTSTNPGRPVIKEEAPFSLLFLNRERGPSQSTPSLVTSTAPTMIKMEVNGHSKPISLGEVPSLPAGIQVPAAPQTVMSPGITPMLAPPPRRTPKQHNCQSCGKTFSSASALQIHERTHTGEKPFGCTICGRAFTTKGNLKVHMGTHMWNNAPARRGRRLSVENPMALLGGDALKFSEMFQKDLAARAMNVDPSFWNQYAAAITNGLAMKNNEISVIQNGGIPQLPVSLGGGAIPPLSNLTGGMDKARTGSSPPIVSLDKASSETGASRPFTRFIEDNKEIGIN comes from the exons CAGTcccaggagaaggagcagatgATGGTGATAGCGGGAACGAGAGCAAGAGTGGAAGCGAAGAAACCAACGTCTGTGAGAAATGCTGCGCCGAGTTCTTCAAGTGGACGGACTTCCTGGAGCACAAGAAGAGCTGCACTAAAAACCCCCTGGTGCTGATTGTCAACGAAGATGAACCAGCTCCACCCGCCACCGAGGAATTCCCCGAGCCCTCGCCCGCGAGCTCTCCCAGTGACCAGGCAGAGAGCGAAGCTGCTGAAGAAGGCGTTCAGGCAGAAAACAATGACAGCTCTGagataaaaaacacagaaaaggaagaagagccAATGGAGGTAGAaacttctgcagagaaaagttTCCAGAATCAAGGCACCTCAAACACATCTACTCCTCTACCTCAGATCCCTGAACCATCTTCCATGACAAGCTATAACATGCCAAACACCAATGTCACACTAGAGACTCTGCTGAGCACTAAAGTGGCAGTCGCGCAGTTCTCGCAGAGCGCACGGGCCACTGCTTCCGCGAGCATTAGCAGCGGGGTGACGGCTGTGGCTATCCCCATGATTCTGGAGCAGCTcatggccctgcagcagcagcagattcaccagctccagctgatCGAGCAGATCCGCAGTCAGGTGGCAATGATGAACCGCCAGCCTTTGCGACCATCCCTCAACCAGATCgtggctgcccagggaggtcccGGGCAGGCGTCCAACCAGCTGCAGGGGTTTGCCACCAGCGCCGCTGTCCAGCTCACTGCAGTCATTCCTTCTGCCATTGTGGGGCAGGCCACCAGTGGTCAGCCCACTGCCTTCGATGGCTCTCAGCACATCTCGAGACCTACATCTGGAGCAAGTACACCCAATATATCCAGCAGCGGCTCTTCTGCCCTGCCTGAATCAGGTGTACCTTCCTCCTCAAACGCAATTACGTCCATAACTCCTGCTTCTGTGTCAAATGCTCCTAACAGTGCTTCGCAGCCCCAGAATGCTTCAACTCCACCTTCAATAGGACATGGAAGCCTCACCTCAGTATCCAGCCTGCCAAACCCACTTCTACCTCAGACTTCCTCAAATAGCGTAATCTTCCCCAATCCACTGGTTAGCATCGCCGCAACTGCTAACGCGCTTGATCCTTTGTCCGCCCTTATGAAGCACCGCAAAGGAAAGCCACCAAATGTGTCAGTGTTTGAACCCAAGTCGAGCTCCGAGGATCccttttttaaacataaatgcCGATTTTGTGCCAAGGTCTTTGGAAGTGACAGTGCTTTACAAATTCACCTCCGCTCGCATACAGGCGAAAGACCTTTTAAGTGTAACATATGTGGAAACCGCTTTTCCACAAAGGGCAACCTGAAAGTTCATTTTCAAAGGCATAAAGAGAAATACCCTCATATTCAGATGAACCCTTATCCTGTTCCAGAATACCTCGATAACGTGCCCACCTGCTCTGGAATCCCGTATGGGATGTCACTGCCCCCTGAAAAGCCGGTCACAACGTGGTTAGACAGTAAACCTGTTTTACCAACCGTCCCAACTTCCAtcgggctgcagctgcccccgACTATACCGGGGGCGAACAGTTACGGAGATTCTCCAAGTATCACTCCTATGAGCAGGTCACCCCAGAGGCCTTCTCCTGCCTCCAGTGAATGCACTTCTCTATCCCCGAGCCTCAACACTTCTGAGTCAGGCGTTCCAGCATCTGCTGAATCCCCGCAGCCTGTTCAGAGTGGCTCATCTCTGACCAAGGCAGAACCTGTCACTCTGCCTCCCACGAGCACACGGCTCGGGGACCTTTCTGCAGGTGGGCAAGTTTCTACAACTTCTACGTCTTCAATTCCTACAGTGGTTACAGACAGCAGCGTTGCAACGAGCCTCCCAAACCCTGTGCTTCCAGCAGTGTCTGACCAGTTTAAGGCAAAGTTTCCATTTGGTGGTCTGCTAGACTCTATGCAAACGTCAGAAACCTCAAAACTACAACAACTAGTGGAGAACATTGATAAGAAGATGACAGATCCAAATCAATGCGTCATTTGTCACCGTGTGCTTAGTTGTCAGAGCGCTCTCAAGATGCATTACAGAACACATACAGGAGAAAGaccatttaaatgcaaaatttgtgGACGTGCCTTTACTACGAAAGGCAATctaaaaacacattttggaGTTCATCGAGCGAAGCCACCACTTAGAGTACAGCACTCGTGTCCCATTTGTCAGAAGAAATTTACAAACGCAGTTGTTCTTCAGCAGCACATTCGTATGCATATGGGTGGGCAAATTCCAAACACGCCGCTACCAGAGGGCTTCCAAGATGCCATGGACTCAGAGCTTTCCTATGATGAGAAGAATGTTGACACACTGAGCAACTTCGATGATGACATTGATGAAAATTCTATGGAAGAGGACCCGGAACTAAAGGACACAGCAAGTGACTCATCCAAACCCCTTATCTCTTACTCTGGGTCATGTCCTTCTTCGCCACCTTCTGTGATCTCCAGTATTGCTGCTTTGGAGAATCAAATGAAAATGATTGATTCTGTCATGAACTGCCAGCAGCTGACCAGTTTAAAATCCATAGAAAATGGATCAGGGGAAAGTGACCATTTGAGCAATGACTCCTCATCAGCTGTTGGTGATCTTGAAAGCCAGAGTGCAGGCAGCCCTGCAATGTCAGAGTCTTCTTCCTCCATGCAAGCTCTGTCTCCTGTGAATAGCAATAGTGAAAGTTTCAGATCAAAGTCCCCCGGTCTCAGTAACCAGGAAGAGCCACCAGAAATACaattaaagacagaaaaaccaGACAGTCCCCCACCCACAACTGAAAATGGAGGCGCATTAGATCTGACATCCACCAACCCGGGAAGACCAGTCATCAAAGAGGAGGCTCCTTTTAGTCTGCTGTTCCTGAACAGAGAACGTG GTCCCAGCCAAAGTACTCCTAGCCTGGTCACCAGTACAGCACCTACCATGATCAAAATGGAAGTGAATGGTCACAGCAAGCCGATCTCTTTGGGTGAGGTTCCCTCGCTTCCAGCTGGAATCCAGGTTCCTGCTGCACCACAGACAGTGATGAGTCCGGGGATCACCCCTATGCTGGCACCCCCCCCTCGCCGGACTCCCAAGCAGCACAACTGTCAGTCGTGCGGGAAGACCTTCTCCTCAGCAAGTGCACTGCAGATACACGAGCGCACCCATACCGGTGAAAAACCGTTTGGTTGCACAATCTGTGGTAGAGCTTTTACCACAAAGGGGAATCTTAAG GTTCACATGGGGACTCACATGTGGAATAACGCCCCTGCACGCCGTGGCCGACGCCTCTCTGTGGAAAACCCCATGGCTTTGCTCGGTGGCGATGCACTCAAGTTCTCCGAGATGTTCCAGAAGGATTTGGCAGCTCGGGCCATGAATGTTGACCCCAGTTTTTGGAACCAATATGCTGCAGCTATCACTAACGGACTTGCTATGAAGAACAATGAGATTTCTGTCATACAGAACGGAGGCATTCCTCAGCTCCCAGTAAGTCTAGGCGGGGGCGCCATCCCGCCTCTAAGTAACCTTACCGGTGGCATGGACAAAGCTcgcacaggcagcagccctcCCATTGTCAGTCTGGACAAAGCAAGTTCTGAAACGGGAGCCAGTCGTCCATTCACCAGATTTATTGAGGATAATAAAGAGATTGGCATAAATTAA